From the genome of Candidatus Krumholzibacteriia bacterium, one region includes:
- a CDS encoding SGNH/GDSL hydrolase family protein, with amino-acid sequence MRRSRAGEALRVFLLLLVPLCVVVMGVEALLRATHLFNARVSFSKPDPEIGFRFTPGAGYWFFGENDHPVEGRINALGWRDYERTCEKPVRCYRVAVIGDSYVEAFQVELDSTFVAVTERRLNALHVLGPGGGRVECMNFGRSGMTTTEELIVLRRDVLPCDPDAVVVLFTGGNDIADISPATADGTLRPYPRLQPDGSLVFDMSFAQSRGYRMRALINPVKQRSVLASLIAERYNALRRAPAPTAAVGEPRISRERSLCTAHPDSTYLRQYAMNKRLLAEMAAACAARGVTLWLISVPPVRHAGEAAALRAIDPTFDPAFFDDDLAAMADSTGAGFVALAGPFAASGRAGGEPLFWAHWSYAGHRVAADALVAALAPAIQHE; translated from the coding sequence ATGAGACGATCCCGCGCCGGCGAGGCGCTGCGTGTCTTCCTCCTGCTCCTGGTCCCGCTGTGCGTCGTCGTGATGGGTGTGGAGGCGCTGCTGCGCGCCACCCACCTCTTCAACGCGCGCGTCTCCTTCAGCAAGCCGGATCCCGAGATCGGCTTCCGCTTCACGCCCGGCGCCGGCTACTGGTTCTTCGGTGAGAACGACCACCCCGTCGAGGGGCGCATCAACGCGCTGGGCTGGCGCGACTACGAACGAACGTGCGAGAAGCCGGTGCGGTGTTATCGCGTGGCGGTGATTGGCGACAGCTATGTGGAGGCATTCCAGGTGGAGTTGGATTCCACCTTCGTGGCCGTCACCGAACGGCGGCTCAACGCGCTGCACGTTCTCGGTCCGGGGGGCGGGCGTGTGGAGTGCATGAACTTCGGGCGTTCGGGCATGACCACCACCGAGGAGCTGATTGTGCTGCGGCGGGACGTGCTGCCCTGCGATCCCGACGCCGTCGTCGTGTTGTTCACCGGTGGCAACGACATTGCCGACATCAGCCCGGCGACCGCCGATGGCACCTTGCGCCCCTACCCGCGTCTGCAACCCGACGGGTCGCTCGTGTTCGACATGAGCTTCGCGCAGAGCCGGGGGTATCGCATGCGCGCGCTGATCAACCCCGTCAAGCAGCGGTCCGTGCTGGCGTCCCTGATTGCGGAGCGCTACAACGCGCTGCGCCGCGCTCCGGCACCGACCGCCGCGGTGGGGGAGCCCCGCATCTCGCGCGAGCGGTCGCTGTGCACCGCGCACCCGGACTCCACCTACCTGCGCCAGTACGCGATGAACAAGCGCCTGCTGGCCGAGATGGCCGCGGCGTGCGCCGCCCGCGGGGTGACGCTGTGGCTGATCTCGGTGCCGCCGGTCCGCCACGCCGGGGAGGCGGCGGCCCTGCGTGCGATAGACCCCACCTTCGACCCGGCCTTCTTCGACGACGATCTGGCCGCGATGGCGGACAGCACCGGGGCGGGCTTCGTGGCCCTCGCGGGGCCGTTCGCGGCGTCCGGCCGGGCCGGCGGTGAGCCGCTGTTCTGGGCCCACTGGAGCTACGCCGGTCACCGGGTGGCCGCGGACGCGCTGGTGGCGGCCCTGGCGCCGGCCATCCAGCACGAATAG
- a CDS encoding bifunctional serine/threonine-protein kinase/formylglycine-generating enzyme family protein, which yields MDNQRFRRVQQVFHDALDVPVHDRGRHVFEACDGDWSLFQEVMSLMHHHATDAWTPGDDPSLAGQRVPPTPSPDAARTLTNGNERYDIIDILGEGGMGIVYLAEQTHPIRRRVALKVIKMGVDSRRATARFESERQALALMDHPNIARVFEAGATEDGRLYFAMEYVAGRPINQFCDEARLSVDERVRLFAVVCDAVQHAHQKGIIHRDLKPSNILVASQGAEATPKIIDFGVARATNQRLTEHTMFTQLGVVVGSIRYMSPEQADCRLLEIDTRTDVYALGAVLYEVMTGETPIEAHTIEQTGYAEVQRRIREEEPLKMSERVQRATGTEAGAIAANRGRESAGLVKSLKGDLDWIVLKALDKERTRRYATAAEMADDLRAYLANQPVLAGPPTRGYRLRKFVRRNRVPVIAGTAVALAVVLGLVASTTLFLQNRASRRVAEEQRDQILRLSDANVLSTLVEQSVALRPPHPERIPAMEEWLRQAEALAARLPVHHATLAALRAQALDGNPSPGGGSRPLFASQKDQFHYDHLSALVAGLERFVDPDPHVGTMALVSDRLDFARHVVDASITSHRSEWSNAIRSIADVEECPRYGGLVIAPQVGLVPVGRDPQSGLWEFVHIRTGAAPVRGRDGRLAVDDDTGIVMVLLPGDCFWMGMSKERLADPAKPGGDPLARLDEVPVHRVCLDPFFISKYEVTQAQYLRITGQNPSRVQPGIDYKMYVTSLCHPVENLNWEQADGFARDVGLMLPTEAQWEYAARAGSTARLPCGWDPDCLRTTENIMDASARVPARPGGWSYADWYDGFVDSSPVGFYAPNAFGLYDVLGNVTEWTRDWYGSYQLPVAPGAGERLGTGYTERVVRGGGYYFWVDRVSVALRLNIPPHINDRIGMRPARGLDPAGAQDRAAAAPSR from the coding sequence ATGGATAACCAGCGCTTCCGCCGGGTGCAGCAGGTGTTTCACGACGCGCTCGACGTACCGGTCCACGACCGCGGCCGCCACGTCTTCGAAGCCTGCGACGGCGACTGGTCGCTGTTTCAGGAAGTCATGTCGCTCATGCACCACCACGCAACCGACGCGTGGACCCCGGGCGACGATCCCTCGCTGGCCGGACAGCGCGTGCCGCCCACGCCGTCACCGGACGCGGCCAGAACCCTCACCAACGGCAACGAACGCTACGACATCATCGACATCCTGGGCGAGGGCGGGATGGGCATCGTATACCTCGCCGAGCAGACCCACCCCATCCGCCGCCGCGTGGCGCTCAAGGTGATCAAGATGGGGGTGGATTCCAGGCGGGCCACCGCGCGTTTCGAGTCCGAGCGCCAGGCGCTCGCGCTGATGGACCACCCCAACATCGCGCGCGTCTTCGAGGCCGGCGCCACCGAGGACGGCCGCCTCTACTTCGCCATGGAGTACGTGGCGGGGCGACCCATCAACCAGTTCTGCGACGAAGCCCGGCTGAGCGTCGACGAGCGTGTGCGGCTGTTTGCGGTGGTCTGCGACGCGGTTCAGCACGCCCACCAGAAGGGCATCATCCACCGCGACCTCAAGCCGTCCAACATCCTCGTCGCATCGCAGGGCGCGGAGGCAACGCCCAAGATCATCGACTTCGGGGTGGCGCGGGCCACCAATCAGCGGCTCACCGAGCACACCATGTTCACCCAGCTGGGTGTGGTGGTGGGGAGCATCCGCTACATGAGCCCGGAGCAGGCGGACTGCCGGCTGTTGGAGATCGACACCCGCACCGACGTCTACGCGCTGGGCGCGGTGCTCTACGAAGTGATGACCGGCGAGACACCCATCGAGGCGCACACCATCGAGCAGACCGGCTACGCGGAAGTGCAGCGGCGCATCCGCGAAGAAGAACCGCTCAAGATGAGCGAGCGTGTGCAGCGTGCGACCGGCACGGAGGCCGGAGCTATTGCCGCCAACCGCGGAAGGGAGAGCGCGGGGCTGGTCAAGAGCCTCAAGGGTGATCTTGACTGGATCGTGCTCAAGGCGCTGGACAAGGAGCGCACGCGCCGTTACGCCACCGCTGCGGAGATGGCGGACGACCTGCGCGCCTATCTCGCCAACCAGCCCGTGCTGGCGGGTCCGCCCACGCGTGGCTACCGCCTGCGCAAGTTCGTGCGGCGCAACCGTGTGCCGGTGATTGCCGGAACCGCGGTCGCGCTGGCGGTGGTGCTGGGCCTGGTGGCGAGCACCACGCTCTTTCTGCAGAACCGCGCGTCGCGGCGCGTGGCCGAGGAGCAGCGCGACCAGATCCTGCGCCTCTCCGACGCCAACGTGCTCTCGACGCTCGTCGAGCAGTCGGTTGCGTTGCGCCCGCCGCACCCGGAGCGCATTCCCGCCATGGAGGAATGGCTGCGCCAGGCGGAGGCGCTGGCGGCGCGCCTGCCCGTGCACCATGCCACACTGGCGGCGCTGCGCGCGCAGGCGCTGGACGGCAATCCGTCGCCGGGCGGCGGATCACGCCCGCTCTTTGCGAGCCAGAAGGACCAGTTTCACTACGACCATCTATCCGCGCTGGTCGCCGGTCTGGAGCGTTTCGTCGATCCGGATCCGCATGTGGGGACAATGGCGCTGGTGAGCGACCGGCTCGACTTCGCCCGCCACGTGGTGGATGCGAGCATCACCAGCCACCGAAGCGAGTGGAGCAATGCCATCCGTTCGATCGCCGATGTCGAGGAATGTCCGCGCTACGGGGGCCTGGTCATTGCGCCCCAGGTGGGGCTGGTGCCGGTGGGCCGCGATCCGCAGTCCGGCCTGTGGGAGTTCGTCCACATCCGCACCGGTGCGGCGCCGGTGCGTGGCCGCGACGGACGCCTGGCCGTAGACGATGACACCGGCATCGTGATGGTGCTGCTTCCCGGCGACTGTTTCTGGATGGGCATGTCGAAGGAACGGCTCGCCGATCCCGCCAAGCCGGGTGGCGACCCGCTCGCGCGCCTGGATGAGGTGCCGGTGCACCGGGTCTGCCTCGACCCTTTCTTCATATCGAAGTACGAGGTGACCCAGGCCCAGTACCTGCGCATCACCGGGCAGAACCCGAGCCGTGTGCAGCCCGGCATCGACTACAAGATGTACGTGACCTCGCTGTGCCACCCGGTCGAGAACCTCAACTGGGAACAGGCGGACGGTTTTGCACGCGATGTGGGGCTGATGCTCCCGACCGAGGCGCAGTGGGAATACGCCGCGCGGGCCGGGTCGACGGCGCGGCTCCCGTGTGGCTGGGATCCCGATTGCCTGCGCACCACCGAGAACATCATGGATGCATCCGCGCGCGTGCCGGCGCGGCCGGGCGGGTGGAGCTACGCGGACTGGTACGATGGCTTCGTCGACTCGTCGCCGGTCGGGTTCTACGCGCCCAACGCATTCGGACTCTACGATGTGCTGGGCAACGTCACCGAGTGGACGCGGGACTGGTACGGGTCCTACCAGCTCCCGGTCGCGCCGGGAGCTGGCGAGCGTCTGGGCACGGGGTACACCGAGCGGGTGGTGCGGGGCGGAGGCTATTACTTCTGGGTGGACCGCGTCAGCGTGGCCCTGCGCCTGAACATCCCCCCCCACATCAACGACCGCATCGGCATGCGGCCGGCACGCGGGCTGGACCCGGCCGGCGCCCAGGATCGGGCCGCCGCCGCCCCCTCCCGCTGA
- a CDS encoding ECF-type sigma factor — protein sequence MAHDPGNPGADSSAIERILPAVYEALRELAHRRLLSERKGQTLQTTELVHEAYLRLQSGGDTPWNSDAHFYCAAAEAMRRILIERARRRSRLRHGGGLARLNIEDHDVAVDVAHDNIIAISDALDELEKHDRRVADVVRLRFFVGFTVEETAEKLGVSPATVKLDWSFARAWLQRAIAEGQGGDGDG from the coding sequence ATGGCACACGATCCCGGCAACCCTGGGGCCGACTCGTCGGCCATCGAACGCATTCTGCCCGCGGTCTACGAGGCCCTGCGCGAGCTCGCCCACCGGCGCCTGCTCTCCGAGCGCAAGGGACAGACCCTCCAGACCACGGAACTGGTGCACGAGGCCTACCTGCGCCTGCAGTCCGGGGGTGACACGCCGTGGAACAGCGACGCGCACTTCTACTGCGCGGCCGCCGAGGCCATGCGGCGCATCCTCATCGAGCGCGCGCGGCGGCGCAGCCGGCTCCGTCACGGGGGCGGACTGGCGCGGCTGAACATCGAGGACCATGATGTGGCCGTCGACGTGGCCCACGACAACATCATCGCCATCAGCGATGCGTTGGACGAGCTCGAGAAGCACGATCGCCGCGTTGCGGACGTGGTCCGGCTGCGCTTCTTCGTCGGCTTCACGGTGGAGGAGACAGCCGAGAAGCTGGGTGTCTCGCCGGCCACGGTGAAGCTGGACTGGTCCTTCGCGCGGGCATGGCTGCAGCGCGCCATCGCTGAAGGACAGGGCGGAGACGGGGATGGATAA